From Mycteria americana isolate JAX WOST 10 ecotype Jacksonville Zoo and Gardens chromosome 4, USCA_MyAme_1.0, whole genome shotgun sequence, one genomic window encodes:
- the ETNPPL gene encoding ethanolamine-phosphate phospho-lyase translates to MEERYSKAETLALRRKHIGPSCKVFFAKDPLKIVRAQGQYMFDEKGEKYLDCINNVAHVGHSHPYVIKAATKQMELLNTNSRFLHDNLVQYAQRLTATLPEKLSVCYFVNSGSEANDLALRLARQYHGHQDVITLENAYHGHVTSLIDISPYKFKELGKDSKKEFVHVAPSPDIYRGKYREDHPDPASAYAEEVKKIIEETQKNGRKIAAFIAESMQSCGGQVIPPVGYFQKVAEYVRAAGGVFIADEVQVGFGRVGKHFWAFQLQGEDFVPDIVTMGKPIGNGHPMSCVVTTREIAESFGASGLEYFNTFGGNPVSCAIGLAVLEVIEKEDLQGNATRVGNYLLELLAEQKEKHPLVGDIRGVGLFVGVDLVKDQQKRTPATAEALHLIYKLKEHQILLSADGPHRNILKFKPPMCFTMEDAKHVVETIDALLTEMEEATGMKTENNASTNAQCKTKTTEGSSQPEGANESIGHMNGAACRQENGLYAKKCSVPIRT, encoded by the exons gccttcctgcaaagttttctttgcCAAGGACCCTCTGAAGATAGTGCGTGCTCAGGGCCAATATATGTTtgatgagaaaggagaaaaatacttagACTGTATCAACAACGTTGCACATG ttgGCCACAGTCATCCATACGTGATAAAGGCTGCAACAAAACAGATGGAACTGCTCAACACAAATTCCCGGTTCCTGCATGACAACCTTGTTCAGTACGCACAGAGACTTACAGCCACCCTGCCCGAGAAACTCTCTGTTTGCTATTTTGTTAACTCTGG GTCTGAAGCAAATGATCTTGCTTTACGACTGGCTCGGCAGTACCATGGGCACCAAGATGTGATCACCCTTGAAAA TGCTTACCATGGCCATGTTACATCTCTGATTGACATCAGTCCCTATAAATTTAAAGAGCTGGGAAAGGACAGCAAGAAGGAGTTTGTGCATGTG GCTCCTTCCCCAGATATCTACAGAGGGAAATACAGGGAAGACCACCCAGATCCAGCAAGTGCTTATGCCGAAGAGGTGAAAAAGATTAttgaagaaacacagaagaatgGACGCAAG ATTGCTGCATTCATAGCCGAATCCATGCAGAGCTGTGGAGGCCAAGTAATTCCACCTGTGGGCTATTTCCAGAAAGTGGCAGA GTATGTGCGTGCAGCAGGTGGAGTGTTCATAGCTGATGAGGTCCAGGTTGGCTTTGGCAGAGTTGGGAAGCATTTTTGGGCATTCCAGCTGCAAGGCGAAGACTTTGTGCCTGACATCGTCACCATGGGAAAGCCCATTGGCAATGGCCACCCTATGTCTTGTGTGGTCACAACAAGGGAAATCGCTGAAAGTTTTGGTGCCTCTGGACTGGAGTATTTCAATACA TTTGGAGGCAATCCAGTGTCTTGTGCTATTGGTTTGGCTGTGCTGGAGGTAATAGAAAAAGAAGATCTCCAAGGAAATGCTACACGTGTAGGAAATTATCTCCTGGAGTTGCTGGCTGAGCAAAAGGAGAAACATCCATTAGTGGGAGATATCAG GGGCGTTGGATTGTTTGTTGGAGTGGATCTGGTGAAAGATCAACAAAAGCGGACACCAGCCACAGCTGAAGCCCTTCACCTTATTTACAA GCTGAAAGAGCATCAAATCCTTCTTAGTGCAGACGGACCCCACAGAAATATACTAAAATTTAAACCCCCAATGTGTTTCACAATGGAAGATGCAAAACACGTAGTGGAGACAATTGATGCACTTCTCACAG aaatggaagAGGCAACtggaatgaagacagaaaataatgcaTCTACGAATGCACAGTGTAAAACAAAA acaACTGAAGGGAGTTCTCAACCAGAAGGTGCAAATGAAAGCATTGGCCATATGAATGGAGCTGCCTGCAGACAAGAAAATGGGCTTTATGCTAAAAAATGCTCTGTGCCAATAAGAACATGA